CGACGCCGAGGGCAACGTCCCGAACCTCGTCGAGGCGCTCTCTTCCGTCGGGGGGCCCGAGGCCCGCGCCGCGCTCGCCGAGACGCTCCGCGACGGCAAGGTCGATCTCTCGGTGCAGACGCTCATCGCGCAGGAGCTCGGAAAGAGCGCCGATCCGGCCCAAATCGCAGCGGCCCGCGCGTTCCTCGCCCGCGTCGCCGCGATGCCGCAAGCCGATGGCATCGACGAAGAGCTCCGAAAAGAGGCCATCGAGGCCGCGAACCAAGCCATCCGATCCATGGACCCCGGAGGAACGAAATGAAAGCCGTCGTCGTCGCTCTGACCGTTTGCGCGTTGGCCGTGGTGGGCTGCTCCGCCGAGATCGAAGACCCCGAGGAGACGGCGGACGAGTCCGGTGAGGCCCTCTCGGCACCTACGTGCGCGCCCTCGATCGCGTCCGGCGCCGTCCCCTCGAAGCACCGCGCCATGCTCGACACGATCGCCTTCACCGAGGGCACCGCCGGCTCGTGTGGTCAAGACGGCTACAACACCGGATTTGCGTTCAACTGCTTCGCGAGCTGCAACCGCCACCCGTCGAAGGTGTGGCGGGCGAGCGGATACTCGTCGAGCGCGGCGGGGCGTTACCAGTTTTTGACGTCGACCTGGAACGGGCTCGGGTATTCGTCGTTCAGCCCGAAGAACCAAGATCTCGGCGCGATGAAGCTCGTCGCGCGCCGCGGCGTCACGCTCCCTACGAGCCGCGCGCTCACGGCGACCGAGTTCACGAACGCCATGAAGAAGCTCTCGTACGAGTGGGCGAGCCTCCCGTACTCGCCTTACGGTCAGCCGCGAAAGAGCCTGTCGGCGACTCGCGCGAAGTACTGCTCCAAGGCGGGCTGCTAAATCAGCTGTCATGATCTTCGATCGAGACCGTTGAGTTCGCCTGACCTGCCATAGGAGGACGCTGTCCTCCGCCCCACTGGAGCTCCCCGACGGGGGACGGGAGTAG
The sequence above is a segment of the Myxococcales bacterium genome. Coding sequences within it:
- a CDS encoding glycoside hydrolase family 104 protein translates to MKAVVVALTVCALAVVGCSAEIEDPEETADESGEALSAPTCAPSIASGAVPSKHRAMLDTIAFTEGTAGSCGQDGYNTGFAFNCFASCNRHPSKVWRASGYSSSAAGRYQFLTSTWNGLGYSSFSPKNQDLGAMKLVARRGVTLPTSRALTATEFTNAMKKLSYEWASLPYSPYGQPRKSLSATRAKYCSKAGC